A portion of the Flavobacterium magnum genome contains these proteins:
- a CDS encoding HU family DNA-binding protein — translation MNKSELIDAMAADAGISKAAAKAALESMLKNVAGALNNGGRVSLVGFGSWSVSDRAARDGRNPQTGATIKIAAKKVVKFKAGAELEGGLK, via the coding sequence ATGAACAAATCAGAATTAATCGATGCAATGGCTGCTGACGCAGGAATTTCTAAAGCAGCTGCAAAAGCGGCATTAGAGTCAATGTTGAAAAACGTAGCTGGTGCTTTGAACAATGGCGGCAGGGTATCTTTGGTTGGATTCGGATCTTGGTCAGTTTCTGACAGAGCTGCAAGAGACGGAAGAAATCCACAAACTGGAGCAACAATCAAAATTGCTGCTAAAAAAGTAGTTAAATTCAAAGCGGGTGCTGAATTGGAAGGCGGCTTGAAATAA
- a CDS encoding YqgE/AlgH family protein: MISDKLEKGHLLIAEPSIIGDLSFNRSVILLADHNAEGSVGFIINKPLKYTINDLIPEIHAKFKIYNGGPVEQDNLYFIHNIPELIPNSIEISNGIYWGGDFESTKELINQGEINKENIRFFLGYTGWEPKQLESEMDSNSWIIARNDYENRIIGKSTANFWKEKIIELGGDYLIWSNAPENPILN, from the coding sequence ATGATTTCAGACAAACTGGAGAAAGGACATTTGCTAATTGCAGAGCCGTCAATAATTGGAGACCTTTCTTTCAACAGATCGGTGATACTGCTGGCGGACCACAACGCCGAAGGCTCTGTCGGTTTCATTATCAACAAACCGCTCAAATACACCATCAACGACCTGATTCCTGAAATTCATGCCAAGTTCAAGATATACAACGGAGGGCCGGTCGAACAGGACAACCTGTATTTCATACACAACATCCCGGAGCTGATCCCAAACAGTATCGAAATATCAAACGGGATTTATTGGGGTGGGGATTTTGAATCCACCAAGGAACTGATCAACCAGGGCGAAATCAATAAGGAAAATATCCGATTCTTTTTGGGATACACCGGATGGGAACCCAAGCAACTCGAATCCGAAATGGACTCCAATTCATGGATCATCGCGCGGAATGATTACGAGAACCGCATTATCGGCAAATCAACTGCCAATTTCTGGAAAGAAAAAATCATTGAGCTGGGCGGTGATTACCTGATCTGGTCAAACGCTCCCGAAAACCCAATCCTGAACTAA
- a CDS encoding aminotransferase class IV, translating into MVNFNGTILDSENANLASNRGFLYGDAVFETVKIVDGKVLFSEDHYFRLMASMRVVRMEIPMDFTLEYFEEQILDLAHAEHCSASARARITVYRNDGGKYLPVGNEVSFIISVSVLGNPLYQISSGDYEVDLYKDFYVAKQLLSGIKSTNKILNVAASIYANENGLQNCLLLNDEKNVIEATQGNVFMLTGSKLVTPPVSEGCVNGVMRRQVLAAAKNMGNLEVSEQVISPFDLQKADELFITNIIIGIQPVSKYRKKEFGSAVAEALLQRINTQIRLG; encoded by the coding sequence ATGGTGAATTTTAATGGTACGATTCTGGATTCGGAAAATGCAAACCTCGCTTCAAATCGCGGTTTCCTATATGGCGACGCCGTTTTCGAGACAGTAAAGATTGTAGACGGCAAGGTCCTTTTTTCGGAAGACCATTATTTCAGGCTGATGGCGTCAATGCGTGTCGTCAGGATGGAAATCCCTATGGACTTCACGCTCGAATATTTTGAGGAACAAATACTAGATCTTGCCCACGCTGAACACTGCAGCGCCTCTGCCAGGGCCAGGATAACGGTATACCGGAACGACGGCGGGAAATATTTGCCCGTCGGCAACGAGGTTTCTTTCATTATTTCGGTTTCGGTGCTGGGAAATCCGTTGTACCAAATTTCATCCGGGGATTATGAAGTAGACCTGTATAAGGATTTCTACGTCGCTAAACAGTTGTTGTCCGGGATAAAATCCACCAACAAGATTCTCAATGTGGCGGCCTCAATTTACGCCAACGAAAATGGCCTACAGAATTGCCTGCTGCTCAACGACGAAAAAAATGTCATTGAGGCGACACAGGGCAATGTTTTTATGCTGACCGGCAGCAAGCTCGTTACCCCTCCCGTTTCGGAAGGCTGTGTCAACGGGGTCATGCGTCGCCAGGTGCTGGCTGCCGCAAAAAATATGGGTAACCTTGAAGTGTCTGAACAAGTCATTTCTCCATTCGACCTGCAAAAGGCAGATGAGCTTTTCATTACCAATATCATTATCGGAATCCAGCCGGTGTCAAAATACCGGAAAAAAGAATTTGGATCGGCAGTTGCGGAAGCTTTACTGCAGAGGATCAATACTCAAATTCGACTCGGTTAG
- a CDS encoding START-like domain-containing protein, with amino-acid sequence MEVKVKYELEFPINSSPQLLYQYISTPSGLSEWFADNVNSRGEYFTFIWDDSEERARIASKKTGEKIKFRWIDINNEDTDYFFELRILEDEITKDVSLMIIDYAPESELDEAALLWENQISDLKHVIGSV; translated from the coding sequence ATGGAAGTTAAAGTAAAATATGAATTGGAATTTCCTATAAATTCTTCACCCCAACTCTTATACCAGTATATATCAACACCTTCGGGTTTGTCTGAATGGTTCGCCGACAATGTAAACTCACGCGGTGAATATTTTACTTTCATCTGGGATGACTCCGAAGAACGGGCGCGGATCGCGTCAAAGAAAACCGGAGAAAAAATTAAATTCCGCTGGATTGATATCAATAATGAGGATACCGATTATTTCTTTGAGCTTCGCATCCTTGAGGATGAGATTACAAAAGACGTGTCGCTCATGATCATCGACTACGCACCTGAAAGCGAGCTTGACGAAGCTGCATTGCTTTGGGAGAATCAGATTTCAGACCTGAAACATGTGATCGGTTCGGTATAA
- a CDS encoding reprolysin-like metallopeptidase — protein MKKSTLLAILASILFAPLCFSQTINPWQSKSGAASMKRPDRKTVPDKYKIYTLDLQAIRSELSHAVKRDEHNNLSAAVKIDFPREDGTTETFNIERVSVLHPDLEKTYTDIRSYYGVSARNPLNKIYISMDQGGFTGLITGEKTIYIDPYNFRNNGNDYIVYDRADCSKDPENPFICNADMKELDINLADGAPTPSTARNSIDGKLRTYRIAIACTSEYSAYYGNTMSTILAAINTTITRVNSVYRNDFAVVFQVVPSENRLVYINEFNIDTPTADPDPYDNYNGSTMLSANTSNITGLIGASAYDIGHVFSTGGGGIAGTGPCNASTKGSGVTGIVSPQNDPFDIDYVCHEIGHQFSAGHTYYNACFGSKVADDYEVGSGTTIMGYAGVCSPNVQYNSDAYFHARSIAQITAAIAGHTCESEAAIANTEPIPNAGADYTIPKGTPFTLTGSATDVDTADVLTYCWEQFDATDGGTQPPVSTNTAGPVFRSYFATTSPARTFPKMTAIVANTTPTWEVLPSVARTLNFRLTVRDNSTLGGQTNSDNSVVTVSSAGPFLVTSPNTSGILWYVGETKTVTWDVAGTSATPVSTANVAIKLSTDGGYTYPVTILASTPNDGTQAITVPNNVGKNMRIKVEAVGNIYFDISNADFEIKANTFELTTSQATVPTCKPNSAVFSVTYTKATPFTETTAFSVTGLPSGASAVFSPTTLAASGTVTMTVNGISGVAAGIYPLTFTGTAPSATINLPLTLKVFDNAIGNVTLTSPSNGAKNQQTSTLLSWSDLTTASSYQVQISTDPTFATVTESATVTTPYYQTAGLTQGTINYWRVKPINPCISGSFSEVYVFQIANDLCKTYSNVYFQNNDATWETTGTNAVSARLDVPDDIMISDVNLTLTGTHTQMTDLKMQFSGPTGNFAEIYNRDCSGSGMNVTWDDSASPIPTGCSGGLTGTKQPNQPLSNFNGSSSLGTWILLATDRVTGAGGNFTGMSMTVCGKLQVVNNVTATINSVKMAQSATATIAQSKLLAAQPSATATQLIYNITKLPTYGSLKLSGTTLALGGSFTQADINNNLVTYVHGGANTNPDSFKFSVKGNNTALLGGQVLNIDICNVTDTPSQTNVLCFGAATGSATVVASGGTAPYTYSWSPSGGTAATASNLTAGTYTCTITDATGCTKNEVFTITQPTAAISNTVSQTNVLCFGASTGSATVVASGGTGSYTYLWSPSGGTAATASNLAAGNYSVRITDANGCFKDQAFTITQPTAAISNTVSQTNVLCFGASTGSATVVASGGTGSYTYLWSPSGGTAATASNLAAGNYSVRITDANGCFKDQAFTITQPTAPISNTVSQTNVLCFGSATGSATVIASGGTGSYTYLWSPSGGTAATASNLAAGNYSVRITDANGCFKDQAFTITQPTAAISNTVSQTNVLCFGASTGSATVVASGGTGSYTYLWSPSGGTAATASNLAAGNYSVRITDANGCFKDQAFTITQPTAALSNTVSQTNVLCFGASTGSATVVASGGTGSYTYLWSPSGGTAATASNLAAGNYSVRITDANGCFKDQAFTITQPTAPISNTVSQTNVLCFGASTGSATVVASGGTGSYTYLWSPSGGTAATASNLAAGNYSVRITDANGCFKDQAFTITQPTAPISNTVSQTNVLCFGASTGSATVVASGGTGSYTYLWSPSGGNAATASNLAAGNYSVRITDANGCFKDQAFTITQPTAAISNTVSQTNVLCFGASTGSATVVASGGTGSYTYLWSPSGGTAATASNLAAGNYSVRITDANGCFKNQAFTITQPTAPISNTVSQTNVLCFGASTGSATVVASGGTGSYTYLWSPSGGNAATASNLAAGNYSVRITDANGCFKDQAFTITQPTAAISNTVSQTNVLCFGASTGSATVVASGGTGSYTYLWSPSGGTAATASNLAAGNYSVRITDSNGCFKNQAFTITQPTAAISNTVSQTNVLCFGSATGSATVVASGGTGSYTYLWSPSGGTAATASNLAAGNYSVRITDANGCFKDQAFTITQPTAAISNTVSQTNVLCFGAWTGSATVVASGGTGSYTYLWSPSGGTAATASNLAAGNYSVRITDSNGCFKDQAFTITQPTVLGNSFSQTSISCYGETDATATVIATGGTAPYTYSWSPSGGNAATATNLAPGNYSCTITDASGCSKTQNFTVTAPIITTWDGNTWTNGYPVAGVKAVINANYTSVGDLTACELEINGGFDVNVLSGHDFTIAGKVTVSPTATVTFRNNANLIQIKDVANSGTITSKRTAQMRRQDYVYWSSPVYPQNLLTFSPLTLTNRFYVLDETTNSFAPVNPSTTDFAVAKGYMIRAPNTFPTTPTTFNGSFSGVPNNGSKTLPVTVTNGQGYNLIGNPYPSTIDADAFLASNPGTLYFWTHTSQSAESGANYATYNTTGGVASIAGGATPNGSIQTGQGFVLAKTTPGTATFTNAMRTGNNAGQFFRTVPVEKHRMWLNLSSNNGPANQILVAYMDGATQAKDESIDGVLIENGSSISSIIDDESFVIQGRALPFVDTDVVPLNFRADVPGTYTLSIDHVDGLFAGAQSIFIKDNVVGLTHNMSQGAYTFESLEGTFANRFEIVYQSAPLGTNSPVFNENNVVVYKTDGFLNIRTSIQPMASVKIFDIRGRLIYERNEVNSTSLQLNDLRAEKEVLLVQVTSQNDTVITKKVVY, from the coding sequence ATGAAAAAATCTACCCTACTGGCAATTCTTGCCAGCATCCTTTTTGCCCCTTTATGTTTTTCCCAGACCATAAATCCATGGCAATCTAAAAGCGGTGCCGCGTCTATGAAACGACCGGACCGCAAAACGGTTCCCGACAAATACAAAATCTATACTTTGGATTTACAGGCCATCAGATCCGAATTAAGCCATGCCGTAAAAAGGGACGAACACAACAACCTTTCTGCAGCCGTAAAAATCGATTTTCCACGCGAAGACGGCACCACTGAAACTTTCAACATAGAAAGGGTCAGCGTCCTGCATCCTGATCTCGAGAAAACCTACACCGACATCAGGTCATATTACGGCGTAAGTGCCAGGAATCCGCTGAACAAAATTTACATCAGTATGGATCAGGGCGGATTTACGGGCCTCATCACAGGAGAAAAAACCATCTACATCGATCCGTACAATTTCAGGAATAACGGAAATGACTACATCGTGTATGACAGGGCAGATTGTTCTAAAGACCCTGAGAATCCATTTATTTGTAACGCCGACATGAAAGAGTTGGACATCAACCTTGCCGACGGCGCCCCCACGCCAAGTACCGCAAGGAACTCAATCGACGGCAAACTAAGGACCTACCGCATAGCGATTGCCTGTACATCAGAATACTCCGCTTATTATGGCAACACCATGAGTACCATACTCGCTGCCATCAATACCACCATCACAAGGGTAAACAGCGTGTACCGAAACGATTTTGCCGTAGTGTTCCAGGTTGTGCCCAGTGAAAACAGGCTCGTATACATTAACGAATTCAACATCGATACGCCCACAGCCGATCCTGACCCATACGACAATTACAATGGAAGCACGATGCTCAGCGCAAACACATCAAACATTACCGGCCTGATCGGTGCGAGTGCTTACGACATCGGGCACGTATTCAGCACAGGCGGCGGCGGGATCGCCGGAACCGGCCCATGTAACGCGTCCACTAAAGGTAGCGGCGTGACCGGAATCGTGTCGCCGCAAAACGACCCTTTCGACATCGATTATGTATGCCACGAAATCGGGCACCAGTTTTCTGCAGGACATACCTATTATAACGCCTGTTTTGGTTCAAAGGTAGCTGACGATTACGAAGTGGGAAGCGGGACCACCATCATGGGGTATGCCGGCGTCTGTTCACCGAACGTGCAATACAACAGTGACGCATATTTCCACGCGAGGAGCATCGCACAAATCACCGCAGCGATAGCAGGCCATACGTGTGAATCAGAAGCCGCTATCGCCAATACGGAACCGATACCTAATGCCGGCGCTGACTATACCATCCCGAAGGGAACGCCTTTTACACTGACCGGCTCAGCCACCGATGTTGATACGGCAGACGTACTCACCTATTGCTGGGAACAATTTGACGCTACCGACGGCGGTACCCAGCCACCCGTAAGCACCAACACGGCCGGACCTGTATTTAGGTCATATTTTGCTACGACCAGCCCCGCGCGGACTTTCCCTAAAATGACCGCAATTGTCGCGAATACCACCCCAACCTGGGAAGTATTGCCCAGCGTAGCGCGTACACTCAACTTCAGGCTGACCGTCCGCGACAACAGCACGCTGGGCGGACAGACCAATAGCGACAACTCTGTTGTAACGGTTTCCTCGGCAGGTCCGTTTCTGGTCACATCGCCCAATACTTCCGGCATCCTGTGGTATGTCGGTGAAACCAAAACCGTAACCTGGGATGTTGCAGGAACCTCCGCTACCCCGGTTTCGACGGCCAACGTGGCCATCAAGCTGTCTACCGATGGCGGATACACCTATCCCGTAACGATACTGGCGTCTACGCCAAACGACGGTACGCAGGCAATTACGGTTCCTAACAACGTCGGTAAAAATATGAGGATTAAGGTGGAAGCAGTCGGTAACATTTATTTCGACATTTCCAATGCAGATTTTGAAATCAAGGCCAACACCTTTGAACTGACGACATCACAAGCCACCGTACCAACATGCAAGCCAAACAGCGCAGTGTTTTCAGTAACCTACACCAAAGCAACCCCGTTCACTGAAACTACCGCCTTCTCCGTCACCGGTTTGCCTTCCGGCGCCTCTGCAGTATTCTCACCGACGACCTTAGCGGCTTCCGGCACGGTGACGATGACCGTTAATGGAATCAGTGGTGTCGCTGCAGGAATCTATCCGCTGACATTTACCGGAACGGCACCCAGCGCTACGATCAACCTTCCGCTGACGCTGAAAGTGTTTGACAACGCCATCGGCAACGTCACTTTGACAAGTCCGTCCAACGGAGCAAAAAACCAACAGACCTCTACCCTGCTTTCATGGTCTGACCTTACTACCGCTTCGTCTTATCAGGTACAGATTTCAACCGATCCGACCTTTGCTACTGTTACGGAAAGTGCCACAGTAACCACGCCGTATTACCAAACGGCAGGCCTGACGCAGGGCACTATAAATTATTGGAGAGTAAAACCGATCAACCCCTGCATCAGCGGCAGTTTTTCGGAAGTGTACGTTTTCCAGATAGCTAACGACCTTTGCAAAACATATTCCAATGTGTATTTCCAGAATAATGATGCGACATGGGAAACTACAGGCACCAACGCTGTGAGCGCCCGTCTCGATGTGCCCGATGACATCATGATCAGCGACGTCAACCTCACGCTGACCGGTACGCATACACAAATGACCGACCTTAAGATGCAGTTCAGTGGCCCAACCGGAAACTTTGCTGAAATCTATAATCGGGATTGCTCAGGATCCGGAATGAATGTAACCTGGGATGACAGCGCCTCGCCTATACCAACCGGTTGCAGCGGCGGTCTGACCGGTACAAAACAACCCAACCAGCCCTTGTCGAATTTTAACGGTTCCTCTTCATTGGGAACGTGGATTTTACTGGCTACCGACAGGGTAACCGGAGCTGGCGGAAATTTCACCGGCATGAGTATGACCGTTTGCGGAAAGTTACAGGTAGTGAACAACGTAACGGCAACAATAAACTCGGTCAAGATGGCGCAATCAGCAACGGCTACTATTGCGCAGAGTAAGCTGCTTGCCGCACAACCTTCAGCTACGGCAACACAATTGATTTACAATATCACCAAACTACCGACTTATGGCTCCCTGAAATTAAGTGGAACGACATTAGCCCTGGGCGGTTCCTTCACGCAGGCTGACATCAATAACAATCTCGTAACGTATGTGCACGGTGGTGCCAATACGAATCCGGATAGCTTCAAATTCTCCGTAAAAGGAAACAATACCGCGCTTTTAGGCGGGCAGGTGCTCAACATTGATATCTGTAATGTTACCGATACCCCATCGCAAACGAATGTTCTGTGCTTTGGCGCCGCAACCGGTTCAGCTACTGTAGTAGCATCCGGCGGAACAGCACCTTACACCTACTCTTGGTCGCCGTCAGGAGGAACCGCGGCCACAGCGTCTAACCTCACCGCCGGAACCTACACCTGTACCATTACCGATGCGACGGGCTGTACGAAAAATGAAGTGTTTACTATTACCCAGCCAACAGCTGCTATATCTAACACTGTTTCACAAACCAACGTATTGTGTTTCGGAGCATCGACAGGATCGGCTACCGTTGTCGCTTCAGGCGGGACCGGAAGTTACACTTACCTTTGGTCACCATCTGGCGGGACTGCCGCTACGGCGTCAAACCTGGCTGCCGGAAACTATTCGGTAAGGATTACCGATGCCAACGGCTGCTTTAAGGATCAGGCGTTCACCATTACACAGCCAACAGCTGCGATTTCAAATACCGTATCACAAACCAACGTACTGTGTTTCGGAGCATCGACAGGATCGGCTACCGTTGTCGCTTCAGGCGGAACCGGAAGCTACACTTACCTTTGGTCGCCATCGGGCGGGACTGCCGCTACGGCGTCAAACCTGGCTGCAGGAAACTATTCGGTAAGGATTACCGATGCCAACGGTTGCTTTAAGGACCAGGCGTTCACCATTACACAGCCAACAGCTCCGATTTCGAACACCGTATCACAAACCAACGTATTGTGTTTTGGTTCGGCTACAGGATCGGCTACCGTAATCGCTTCAGGCGGAACCGGAAGTTACACTTACCTTTGGTCGCCTTCGGGAGGAACTGCCGCTACGGCGTCAAATCTGGCTGCAGGAAACTATTCGGTTAGGATTACCGATGCCAACGGCTGCTTTAAGGACCAGGCGTTCACCATTACACAGCCAACCGCTGCTATATCTAACACTGTTTCACAAACCAACGTATTGTGTTTCGGAGCATCGACAGGATCGGCTACCGTTGTCGCTTCAGGCGGGACCGGAAGTTACACTTACCTTTGGTCGCCATCTGGCGGGACTGCCGCTACGGCGTCAAATCTGGCTGCGGGAAACTACTCGGTTAGGATTACCGATGCCAACGGCTGCTTTAAGGATCAGGCGTTCACCATTACACAGCCAACAGCTGCTCTATCTAACACTGTTTCCCAAACCAACGTATTGTGTTTCGGAGCATCGACAGGATCGGCTACCGTTGTCGCTTCAGGCGGGACCGGAAGTTACACTTACCTTTGGTCGCCATCGGGCGGGACTGCCGCAACAGCCTCAAACCTGGCTGCCGGAAACTATTCGGTAAGGATTACCGATGCCAACGGTTGCTTTAAGGACCAGGCATTCACCATTACACAGCCAACAGCTCCGATTTCAAACACCGTATCACAAACCAACGTATTGTGTTTCGGAGCATCGACAGGATCGGCTACCGTTGTCGCTTCAGGCGGGACCGGAAGTTACACTTATCTTTGGTCGCCATCGGGCGGGACTGCCGCTACGGCTTCAAACCTTGCTGCAGGAAACTATTCGGTAAGGATTACCGATGCAAACGGCTGCTTTAAGGACCAGGCGTTCACCATCACACAGCCAACCGCTCCGATTTCAAACACCGTATCACAAACCAACGTACTGTGTTTCGGAGCATCGACAGGATCGGCTACCGTTGTCGCTTCAGGTGGGACCGGAAGTTACACTTACCTTTGGTCGCCCTCGGGAGGAAATGCCGCTACGGCCTCAAACCTGGCTGCAGGAAACTACTCGGTAAGGATTACCGATGCCAACGGTTGCTTTAAGGATCAGGCGTTCACCATTACACAGCCAACGGCTGCAATTTCAAACACCGTATCACAGACCAACGTATTGTGTTTCGGCGCATCGACAGGATCGGCTACCGTTGTCGCTTCAGGCGGGACGGGAAGTTACACTTACCTTTGGTCGCCATCGGGCGGGACTGCCGCTACGGCCTCAAACCTGGCTGCAGGAAATTACTCGGTTAGGATTACCGATGCCAACGGTTGCTTTAAGAACCAGGCGTTCACCATTACACAGCCAACAGCTCCGATTTCAAACACCGTATCACAAACCAACGTACTGTGTTTCGGAGCATCGACAGGATCGGCTACCGTTGTCGCTTCAGGTGGGACCGGAAGTTACACTTACCTTTGGTCGCCCTCGGGAGGAAATGCCGCTACGGCCTCAAACCTGGCTGCAGGAAACTACTCGGTAAGGATTACCGATGCCAACGGTTGCTTTAAGGATCAGGCGTTCACCATTACACAGCCAACGGCTGCAATTTCAAACACCGTATCACAAACCAACGTATTGTGTTTCGGCGCATCGACAGGATCGGCTACCGTTGTCGCTTCAGGCGGGACCGGAAGTTACACTTACCTTTGGTCGCCTTCGGGCGGTACTGCCGCAACAGCTTCAAACCTTGCTGCAGGAAACTATTCGGTAAGGATTACTGATTCCAACGGTTGCTTTAAAAACCAGGCATTCACCATCACACAGCCAACAGCTGCCATATCTAACACTGTTTCACAAACCAACGTACTGTGTTTTGGTTCGGCTACAGGATCGGCTACGGTTGTCGCTTCAGGCGGGACCGGAAGTTACACTTACCTTTGGTCACCATCGGGCGGGACTGCCGCTACGGCCTCAAACCTGGCTGCAGGAAACTACTCGGTAAGGATTACCGATGCCAACGGTTGCTTTAAGGATCAGGCGTTCACAATTACACAGCCAACGGCTGCAATTTCAAATACCGTATCACAAACCAACGTATTGTGTTTCGGAGCATGGACAGGATCGGCTACCGTTGTCGCTTCAGGCGGGACCGGAAGTTACACTTATCTTTGGTCGCCCTCGGGCGGGACTGCCGCTACGGCGTCAAACCTGGCTGCCGGGAATTATTCGGTAAGGATTACTGATTCCAACGGTTGCTTTAAGGACCAGGCGTTCACCATTACCCAGCCAACAGTATTAGGCAATTCGTTCAGCCAGACCAGTATCAGCTGTTACGGTGAAACTGATGCAACAGCCACGGTCATTGCTACAGGTGGTACCGCCCCCTATACGTATTCCTGGTCGCCATCAGGAGGTAATGCTGCTACTGCAACAAACCTTGCTCCGGGCAATTACAGTTGTACCATAACCGATGCGAGCGGCTGTTCTAAAACACAAAACTTCACGGTAACTGCCCCGATTATCACTACCTGGGATGGAAACACGTGGACTAACGGCTACCCCGTTGCCGGTGTCAAGGCGGTGATTAACGCCAATTACACCTCTGTCGGCGACCTGACCGCCTGCGAACTGGAAATAAATGGCGGTTTTGATGTCAATGTCTTATCAGGTCACGACTTTACCATTGCCGGCAAAGTGACCGTTTCGCCAACTGCGACCGTAACTTTCAGGAACAACGCGAATTTGATACAGATCAAAGACGTTGCAAATTCGGGCACTATCACTTCCAAAAGAACAGCACAGATGCGCCGCCAGGATTATGTTTACTGGTCGTCGCCGGTATATCCGCAAAACCTGCTGACATTCTCACCGCTAACGCTGACGAATCGGTTTTATGTACTCGACGAAACCACAAACTCATTTGCACCTGTAAATCCGTCGACGACTGACTTTGCTGTGGCTAAAGGATATATGATCAGGGCGCCCAATACATTCCCGACTACCCCAACCACCTTCAACGGTAGTTTCAGTGGGGTGCCGAATAACGGTAGCAAAACCCTGCCGGTGACGGTGACGAACGGACAAGGGTACAACCTTATTGGTAACCCCTACCCTTCGACAATCGATGCCGATGCTTTCTTGGCAAGCAACCCCGGAACGCTGTATTTCTGGACCCACACGTCACAAAGCGCAGAAAGCGGGGCAAATTATGCCACATACAACACCACCGGAGGCGTTGCTTCTATTGCTGGAGGCGCTACACCTAACGGAAGCATACAGACAGGACAGGGCTTTGTACTCGCAAAAACCACGCCGGGTACCGCCACGTTTACCAATGCCATGAGGACAGGTAACAATGCAGGCCAGTTTTTCAGGACCGTTCCTGTTGAGAAACACCGTATGTGGCTGAACCTTAGCAGCAACAACGGACCTGCAAACCAGATCCTTGTTGCCTACATGGATGGCGCTACGCAGGCGAAAGACGAATCGATAGACGGTGTATTGATTGAAAATGGGAGCAGCATTTCAAGTATCATCGATGATGAAAGTTTTGTAATCCAGGGGCGTGCGCTGCCATTCGTGGATACCGATGTGGTTCCGCTTAATTTCCGTGCTGATGTCCCAGGGACGTATACGCTGTCCATTGACCATGTCGACGGCCTATTTGCAGGTGCCCAGTCTATTTTTATCAAGGACAACGTCGTCGGGCTGACGCATAACATGTCACAAGGTGCCTACACGTTCGAGAGCCTGGAAGGAACGTTTGCCAACCGGTTCGAAATTGTATACCAAAGCGCGCCACTCGGCACTAACAGTCCCGTGTTTAATGAAAACAATGTCGTAGTGTACAAGACAGACGGCTTCTTAAACATCAGGACATCGATACAGCCGATGGCATCCGTTAAGATTTTCGATATTCGCGGAAGACTGATCTACGAGCGAAATGAAGTCAATTCAACTTCCCTGCAGCTAAACGATTTAAGAGCAGAAAAAGAAGTGCTTCTCGTTCAGGTCACCTCCCAAAATGATACCGTAATCACCAAAAAAGTGGTGTACTAA